From Nicotiana tabacum cultivar K326 chromosome 22, ASM71507v2, whole genome shotgun sequence, one genomic window encodes:
- the LOC142176702 gene encoding protein LIFEGUARD 4-like isoform X2: MWQTWNTPYRKDDVEGGARALYPTMLESPELRWTFIRKVYSILSLQLLLTIAVASVVVTVHPIAHFFVSTGAGLALYIVLIITPFITLCPLYYYHQKHPVNFLILGLFTVALAFAVGLTCAFTSGKVILESVILTTAVVLSLTVYTFCAAKRGHDFNFLGPFLFGALIVLMLFAFIQIRANRSRKN; the protein is encoded by the exons ATGTGGCAGACGTGGAATACGCCTTACCGGAAAGATGACGTGGAGGGCGGAGCAAGGGCGTTGTATCCGACGATGTTGGAGAGTCCAGAACTCCGCTGGACTTTTATTCGGAAAGTTTACTCTATTTTGAGTCTTCAACTTCTTCTCACAATTGCAGTTGCCTCTGTAGTTGTTACAGTTCACCCAATTGCACATTTCTTTGTGTCAACTGGGGCAGGGTTAGCTCTGTATATTGTTCTTATAATCACTCCCTTCATTA CATTGTGCCCATTGTATTACTATCACCAGAAACATCCAGTCAACTTTTTGATTCTTGGGTTGTTTACAGTTGCTTTAGCCTTTGCTGTGGGATTGACTTGTGCGTTCACTAGTG GCAAGGTAATATTGGAGTCCGTCATATTGACGACAGCAGTGGTGCTTAGCCTAACAGTGTACACATTCTGTGCAGCAAAGAGAGGCCACGATTTCAATTTTCTAGGACCATTCTTATTTGGTGCTCTCATTGTTCTCATGTTGTTTGCCTTCATCCAG attcgagccaatcggagtcggaaaaattga
- the LOC142176702 gene encoding protein LIFEGUARD 4-like isoform X1, translating into MWQTWNTPYRKDDVEGGARALYPTMLESPELRWTFIRKVYSILSLQLLLTIAVASVVVTVHPIAHFFVSTGAGLALYIVLIITPFITLCPLYYYHQKHPVNFLILGLFTVALAFAVGLTCAFTSGKVILESVILTTAVVLSLTVYTFCAAKRGHDFNFLGPFLFGALIVLMLFAFIQLLFPLGRISVMIYGCLASILFCGYIVYDTDNLIKRYTYDKYIWAAVALYLDVINLFLSILTIFRASES; encoded by the exons ATGTGGCAGACGTGGAATACGCCTTACCGGAAAGATGACGTGGAGGGCGGAGCAAGGGCGTTGTATCCGACGATGTTGGAGAGTCCAGAACTCCGCTGGACTTTTATTCGGAAAGTTTACTCTATTTTGAGTCTTCAACTTCTTCTCACAATTGCAGTTGCCTCTGTAGTTGTTACAGTTCACCCAATTGCACATTTCTTTGTGTCAACTGGGGCAGGGTTAGCTCTGTATATTGTTCTTATAATCACTCCCTTCATTA CATTGTGCCCATTGTATTACTATCACCAGAAACATCCAGTCAACTTTTTGATTCTTGGGTTGTTTACAGTTGCTTTAGCCTTTGCTGTGGGATTGACTTGTGCGTTCACTAGTG GCAAGGTAATATTGGAGTCCGTCATATTGACGACAGCAGTGGTGCTTAGCCTAACAGTGTACACATTCTGTGCAGCAAAGAGAGGCCACGATTTCAATTTTCTAGGACCATTCTTATTTGGTGCTCTCATTGTTCTCATGTTGTTTGCCTTCATCCAG CTTCTGTTCCCATTGGGTAGGATCTCTGTGATGATCTATGGGTGTCTAGCCTCAATTTTATTCTGTGGATACATCGTTTATGATACAGACAACCTAATCAAGCGCTATACTTACGACAAATATATCTGGGCTGCAGTTGCCTTGTATCTAGACGTTATCAATCTCTTCCTATCTATATTGACTATCTTCAGAGCTTCTGAAAGTTAA